ACATGATACATTCTAGGAACTTATTATCTTTGTGCACTGCACAGCCCTTTTTTCCTTGGATAAATTTTTTAGTTTGAGGCTACACTTTGTTTAAGGATTAAGGTCTGACATAGCTTAATCATATGCAGTGGTCTCCATGTGAAGGGCTGGAGTTCCTAGGTTGTAGGTGAAATGCTCTAACTTCCATTTGAGATCAGGCGTTGGTGCCAATTGCCAAACTAACAGCATGTGATATCAATAACATGAAATTGGTATTTTATTGTTATATATGCTATAGTCATGGACCTTTTAATTTGCAGGTGTTGTTGTAGACCCTAGATTGTAGGTGCTTGAATCATAAATGGGGAGCTGGAGTGTTCGTTTGTAAATGCAGTGGGGTTCGAATCGTTTGTAAATGCAGTGGGGTTCGAACATTACCATTGGATGTTTGTGTGCATGTTTTACACTGTAGGTAGCAGAAAATCATTTACCCAACCTGAAATATTCTACTGTATTGGTGTTTTTCTTAGAACATTTGGAAGTACATTTTAGAAGGCTGATGTATCTTCTCACTTTTTATCATATTTGATTAAGTGACTTGATGTCCTGACCTTTTTTAATTTCCAATCCCTGTATTCATTTTGTGTGTTATTAATCTGCATCCAATTGGGTATCTCTATCCGGCTAAAAAAACCAGACAATGCATTTCTACCATTCCCAAATGAAGTTTTGTGTGCCCAGATTTGTTATTGGTCGCATACATTTAGACGTGAATAATCTGTGTTCCTCAACCTGCTTGCTAATTGCTACCACTCCATTCTATCAGCTCATAAAGTGTAGATAATTCTTAtactattttattttcttttcaatatGCAATATTTTAGTGATTGGTAAATTACACCACAAGCCCCTGAAGTTTCACTAAATTGCAGCAATTCACTCCATTAATTCTCAATTGTAGCAGTTTGATCATTCAGGTTTCATAATCAGGCTAGTTAAAGGCCCTGCAGGGATATATCATTAAAGCTGAAAATGAAACTCTTAGATCAAactgttaaaattaaaatttcaggGACAGAAATGCAATTGAACACCTTAGGGACTTGTCATGTAATTTACACTTCACTATTGTATAGGCAcgagaaattttttttgtttgctACATTGTTGAATATTGTATAACTTCTGAAAAAATAGACAGGGTGAACCGGGCATGGTATGGGGTATGGGATAATGGGAACGCACATTTGGAAGATTTCTTAGTTTGTGGGTTGCCAACCTTAAAAAGATATGGCTTTGTGAGGCTAGTTTTAGGAGCAGCAACACAGATGTCAGGGCTAGCTTCTCCCATGATAAGGTTAGGATTAAAACCGTAGGGTTTGTGAGGCTAGTTTTGGGGTCAGCATCACAGATGCCAGGACTAGCTTCTATATCAGGATCAAGTGATCAACCACCATTTGTAGGATGTTCTGTGCACCATGGTTGGAGGTGCTGGTGATTGAATCGGCATGGCAATTGATTGCTGCACCCCAACCAGAAAGAACAAAACTGCACATTTCATACATTTCAGACATTGCACTAACtagttaaaaaattttattcctaAAATTTACTATGTACATATTTTATGTCAttcatggagagagagagagagagagagagagagagagagagagagagagagagagagagagagcgctcCACATTAAATGCATATGGGTGGTCATTGGTGATCCTAACAAATGCCATCTGACGGGCATTTACTTTTGGGACACCAAATAACACGGTCAGACTATTTAGTGTTCAACTAAATTtctaacataaaatgtaaaaaggATATCTTACTGTTTTCTGTCAACATAATCGAACAACGTTCGGAGGGATAGAGAATTTATAAGTAGCAACCATGGATTCATCCATCACTCCCACAGCTGTTTCTTTCACTCCAGTTTCTTAATTTTAGTTGGCATAATCTTTTAGCAAAACTATGTCAAAGGTTCTACCTCTCCCTCAAACTCCTATGCTTCTACATTTTTCAGTTGTCTTTTCTCTACTTGAGCATTTAATTCATAACTTCTGGTTCTGATGAGCCATTCCTTCCTCACTGACACTTCAGAGCTCTGTTTCTGCTCATTTGATTTGATACCCTATAGAATATTAGCTGCTCTGAACTCGGATGTACTAATGAGtctgacctttttttttttttttgtgctgcAGAAAACAGTAGTGTCAGTGAATTTATTCTGCTCGAAGTGCAGGCAGAAGGTGATGAAGTCAATTGCAGCAATAGAAGGAATAACTTCTGTCGTACTCGACCCGTCAAAAGATACAGCGACTGTAATTGGTGAAGCTGATCCAGCAAAGATCATTAAAATGGTGAGAAAATTCATAAAATGTGCTCAGATTATTAGTGTTGGCCCTCTCAAAGAAGAGAAAAAGGATGAAAAGAAAGAGTCAATCCCTTCTCTTCCGAAAATATGTCAAAAATGTGATGTTTGGTACGTGATCGGTGAAGATCGTTACAATTACTGTACCATTCTATGAGTAGACAAATATATTTCTTGTGTATTAAGCAGACACTATTTTTATGGAATTCGATCATTTGGCTGACTGACAGTACGTAACGAAGAGTATATCCAGTTTCTGTGGAAACAAATGTAACCAGGCTGTTCAAGCTTTCCACAATATTTCTTGTATTCCTTGAAACGTTATGTGGGAGTCGCATATGACTCATGTCTAGAATAAGTCGACTTATATATTTGTCTTTGCCGGTGTTCTAGCTGTCTCCTGGACATCACCATGATGAAAATGCTTCTTTGTTCATGGTGTTCAACAATGTCGCCAGCAAGTCATGTTGATTATGTTAATAAAATCATGCACTAATGGTTCTTTTCGAGATGGAATAATCTGCAGCTGGATGTGaattgctttatttatttattttgaacgGTGGAATTGCTTCATTGCATGGATTCAAGTGTTAATTTTTAAGTTTCTTTGGCTGTCCTATGTTGAAGTTAGTCATAAAGCTATCTTTGGTCTGTCTAAAGAACATTCTTAGCATTATTGAGCAATTTCAGCAGCGACGCTGCACCCAACGAAGGAGAGAAGTCGTCTCGGCATTATTGTGGGTTTTCAGAACGGTTGAGTTGAGAATCATTGAAAGGTACCCGGGGCTTTGACCCGACAATATGAATATGATTGCACAATCaaagaaatatataataaacaaatgctttttaattatttcaaaatttgaactatGAATGTCAAAATTAACAGTGTTCTTAAGTAATATTTTAGATgaatttttacatttgctaattaAACAGATAATCTCTtcacaaatttaaattaatattagttGTATAATTTTAGTGGGAACataatcatattttgtttttagaaTATTTTGTCCTAGTATGAAAcatcatttaaataaaaaagtattctaatatgatttaaaattttaaaaaatttaaatattaagaaggtataaaattaaaattttatttattgtttcaatatatttttaaattttttttctcatttttttttttttttaataatcaaaGTGTGAAAAAGAGGAatcctttctcatttttctttacgTTCCAAATAGACAATAAGAGAATTGTGAAAGTTAGATTGAATATTTAGAATGTGGAAACTTGTTCTGAATATTAGAGAGGAGTATtaaaaaaatacatacatactttttcatatataagaataaaaaataattaattaattaattaaaaactcatttcttcttcttcttcttcttctccaccGCCTTACTGTTACAAGGCATCCAAACCCTGGCCTTAAATAGTCATCCTCAATCTTCAAGTCGCGATACATCAACTGATCAAAACATCAAACCTCCAttttaaaaactgaacataaaaataaaaaaataaatgtttcCATGCGACAATGGTCCATCCTACAGAAACCTTCTGGCTGCGGCGGCCTCCCTAACCGCCTCGGCGGTTCTCCTCCGTAACGTCGTCGATGACGTCCTCCCCGACCAACTCCGCCAATACTTCTCCTCTTCCCTTCGAAACTTCTCCAACCGTTTCTCCTCTCACCTCACCGTCGTCGTCGAAGAGTTCGACGGCCTCACCGCCAATCACATGTTCGACGCCGCCTACATCTACTTGGGCTCCATCGTCTCCCCATTCACTCGAAGATTCAAGGTCAATAAAGCAGAGAAGGATAAGGACTTGGCGCTCTCCGTCGACAGAAACCAAGAGATCTTTGACGTTTTCAATTCCGTGAGATTCAAATGGGTTCTTGTGTGCACGCGAGTCGAACCCTCTGTTCCCGACGCGAAACACAATCGCTATGCGATTTCTCGATCGGAGACCCGAATCCTCGAGCTAAGCTTTCACAAGAAGCACAAGGAGATGGTGCTTAAAACCTATCTGCCGTACATTCTGCAGAAAGCGAAAGCAATCAGAGAAGAAAGAAAGGCGGTGAAGCTCCACACCATTGACTACAACGGAACGGATTACTGGAGTTCGATCGATCTGGACCACCCGGGGACGTTCAATACCATAGCGATGGACCCGGAAATGAAGAAGGCGCTGATTGAGGATCTGGACAGGTTCAAGAGAAGGAAGGAGTATTATAGGAGAGTAGGTAGGGCTTGGAAGCGCGGTTACCTGCTGTACGGTCCGCCGGGCACCGGAAAGTCGAGTTTGGTGGCGGCGATGGCGAACTACCTCAGGTACAGTATCTACGATTTGGATTTGAAGGAGGTTCAGTGCAATTCGGATCTGAGAAGGTTGCTGATCGGCACGGCGAGTCGTTCGATACTGGTGATCGAGGACATCGATTGTTCTGTTGATTTGCAGAATCGAGATTCGGAGAAAGAAGCGGGAGATGTCGAAGATGACAAGGTTGGTTTCCATAACCCGATGACTTGCCCACAAGCCAGCACTAGCTCTCTAAGAAATACTCTTCAACAGTGACTAGATTAACGTACTCGTTGTTAAATGCAATTTCATGTGACCAACATTTAGAAAAGCAGACATAGAAGTCATCGATTACAATACAATCTATACATTATCATAGTTTGATCTTCAAAACTTTAATTTTTGCTAACTAGCTTGAACATAAAACTTGAAATATTACCATTAACAATTTAAATTGAGAGTGAAGTGCAATTGGGTGAGATTTAGAAAACTTGTAGTATGATTTATTCAGATAGAAACAAGACAAATCAATGTCCAACAGCACTTTTAAGGTGTAGTACAACAGCATTTGACGATTTTGAGGCTGTCTTTCTACCTTCTACAGGTGACGCTTTCAGGTTTGCTCAATTTCATCGATGGATTGTGGTCGAGCTGCGGAGACGAGCGTATCATAGTGTTTACAACCAACCACAAAGACCGTCTCGACCCGGCACTGCTTCGACCGGGCCGCATGGATGTACATATTCACATGTCCTATTGCACTTTCAGTGGTTTCATGACTCTTGCCTTCAATTACCTTGGAGTTGAGGATCACCCTCTGTTTAAGGAGATTGAAAAACTGCTGGAGGGGGTTCAAGCGACACCTGCTGAAGTGGCCGGGGAGCTGATGAAGAGTGACGATGTTAATGTTGCACTCCAAACCCTAATCCAATTCCTCCAAAACAAAAAAGCTGCTAGTTGACTTGGGCCAAACCAGTAGGATTTCAGAAGAAGGCATTAAGattaaggaaaaagaaaaaaggagagagagagagagagagagagagagagagagagagtattgtcCATATGATTAGACAGATTTTGGGATTGAGTTTCAGAATGTGCATATTTATCATCTCATAATGCAAATTTAAGTTGCACTAGGCAGGCGCCTATGTCTTCAGTCAAGCTATGGCTCTTTCTGGAAACAGTAGGGATTGAGGATTTTAAACAGAATATCATCAGCACAATTCTGATTAGGCAAATTACTTGTGCAACCATAAATTTCCTAGTCGACATAATCAAAATTTGTCTCAGTAAAGATTCCATTCCATAAAACTAATCTTTATTGTCTACCAAAACAAATAGCAGGTCTAAATCATCTATGAAACAGCTATAGCTATCCTATAATTGAAAGATTATGACTAAAATTAAAAGGTTCACACCCAAATCAGCTACATATTCAAAATACAAGGCTCAATTAAACTAGCTACAGTGTTTTTTGGGTACAAACTCCACACCAACACAACCCTCATCTAAGTACCTGAAAAGATTGTCAAAATCAGGTTAACAATTGAAGAAGAGTCTATAATATTACAAGTATAAATACACCCAATTGTTTAACACAACACACATACAAATTTCAGATACAGATGCACAATCAATGTTTAGAATGCAGAAGGTTTaggattaatttattttattgaaaataaaatggTGCACTGTGAGAATGCTCATGCCATTAAACATAATGCGTGAGAAGGAAAAGAATGTTAGaagaaaaaacagaaaaaataaaataccCAAAAATTTAAATGGAGGGCATTACCTGGCAACCAAAATTTCTGTGCTGTCATCTTCTTGGTTCCATTTGAGATGATTTGTTGAACaagtatcatatatatatatatatatactcatcatGTCTCTCAATAATCATCTGTGGAAGGAAGGCAACCCTATCTATCTCTTTATCTGCTTTGCTATTTAACTTTGCCCCATCATTTGAAGCAAGAGATTCCACTGCAGAATTTCTCACACGACACGAACATATGTAACAAAGCGATATCGAATATTGTTTTCCACCAATGGTGAGGATGAGTACCATCTCTGAAATACAGAGGAGTTGATTCTAGGAATGAAAGTGTCGCATTCAATGCTCGTCTCAATTTCAGTAATATGGATGGCATTGCATCCTGGCGCATTAAGTGCTTCCCTGTTCAGAGGCTCATCACTAAATTTTTAAGATTAGAAGTTTACAATTCATTCCAGTATTGAAAACGTACTCACCCCAAAACCTGGCCACCCCCTATAACAAACACCTTCTCTATTGACAAACAATAAGGAGATTCCGCCAACAATTCCAAAGCGGATGGCATGCTTCCACATTTTACAACACTCTCTGCAGATGTAATACCAAAACTTCGAGAATGGGTCAGCACAACATTAAGACGACCGGGTAGAGGGCGGTGTTTAAGTGGAATGCATTCCCATGTTTTCCTTCCCATCACTACTGCATTCTTCTTCCCAGGATCAGATGTGGTCATTGTTAGCTCCTTGAAGAACTTAAGATCAGAAGGCAGCCTCCATGGTAGCTTTCCATCCTTCCCAATACCCATGTTAGGGGTTGCAGCCACCACAACTTCATAACTCCTTTGGGGTTTTGCTTCAGCAAGCACATTTGCATCACGATTAGGAAGCTTTGCAGGGGTATCACTGTCATCAGCCCTAACCGAGTATTTTACGCAGAGTTTTTGCTTTGTAATCACATCCAAGGCTCCAAATAATCCTGCAGATGCTGGCACAAAACCCAGTTTGAAAAAACTGCTTTTGGGAGAACTCAGGAGAACCTGAAAGTGACAATTATACAAAATTGTTGATTGTTCAAAGAGACGGGAAACACCAAATCAAGCAATAAAGTATTATCATACAGGCTGATAGAATTAGCCAAAGAACAAATGCAAATCTGAAAGATAGCAATTCATTATTGGATTTTTCACAAGAAAATGGAACCAAAACTAAGgttacaataaaaatttaaggGCATTATGTAGAGAATGGTACAAGATTAAGAACCTCGCGAAGGGGCATGTTCATTGAGCGCAATGCTGCATCGACATCCACAAATCTGCCAAAAGCAAGCGAAACTCATATCCCTACCAAAGACAGAATAACATTTTCGCCATAGAATTGAATTTAAGTGGGGGAAAAAAAGTGCAACTGGAAAATAGTGCTCAATCTGCGCAAAATATCGAAAACTAAAGGATAAAATCATCAAatagtacaattttttttcaaaatttttacacAACCTCTGAGGCATTCCCAAAGATCTCGTCGCGCAGATAATTGGAACAAtttgagcaactattggagaattaAGAAACATACGAAAAAAAGAACAATAATCCAATTAAAAATCTAGGGGAAACTTctcaaaattaaaaggaaaaaaaatacaaacgGAACTAGGATCAAGGAAAAATAAAACGCAATATCAGACAATTTACACGCTCTTCATAAGATCGATAATATTAGTTGAGTGCAGCAACCAATAATCCGAGTTCCCTTCGATTCCTCTCTAGGGTCTGCACATTAAACAgtgcacagagagagagagagagagagagagagaaggtgggGGGGGGCGTAATAACTGAAGTCAACTGTGCTAAAACGTCATCGTTTTAATCCTTCTTGATATAAATACATAAATTAATAAGTACTAATATATCTGATTATTATTGACGCCCTCCAAATTTTCAAATGTCATATTTGAATTTCTTGAACCATCtctgttcttaaaaaaaaaaaaaactctttctaTTAATAAACTACACTcgaatttcatttaaaattttaaaaacaacgaagaaaagaaataaaaatatggaTAAATTAATCTCTTTATGTTTGATTATTTAGAAAGTGAAATATAGAATAtcaatgaataaaatattaatttacacatatcaatttttcttaattttaattatCTTCTATCAAttaaatgcttttttttttaattttaatagaACTTGATATCAAAAttcctttcttatttttatttactttctttGTTCAAACAAAATTCATAATTCAGTAGTCTTCATCTTATGCGTGATGCGTGAAtagttaatatatttattttgaaataattgtTATTATGTAAAATAAATGAGGTTTAAAATTAGTTGAATTATGTGACTAGTTAGGGAATTAATATAtctattttgaaataattattgtAATGTAAAACAAATGAAGTTAAAAAATGAGTggaattatataaaatatatgatgTGATTAGTTAGTGTctcattttataaaaataaaactttaaatttCAAGCGATCTCAAATAGAAGCTTGAGTTCTTCGTATTTTACTTAGATAATTTTCATCGTATTTTTTATGTCATAAACAAGTCCTTTGGTTATTtttataatcataaaataataaatattatgtcATGAGTTAGATTTTATATGCCGTAAGTGGCGAATGTAATGGTATTTGTGAAATTAACAGAAACatcattgtatttattatttttctcaatgacaaaaagaaagagaaaaggaaaattttgaggaataATACAAATTGCTCTAATTTATAAGGTTTAAAACCCTTAATTTGATTGATCACCTGCAAGATCAATTGATGGGTCACAAATTCTATTAATATATCCCTTATAAGTTTTTGTCATAGAAGTAGGGCTGTACACGGTTCGGTGCGGTTCGATTTTGGCCAAAACCGAACCAAATTTTTCGATTTTGGGATTTTCGAATCGAAACCAAAATTGAACCGAAAATATGCTCCAATTGAAAACTGAAAATGTGGCGGTTCAATTGTGATTTTTTCGGttttaaaccgattttttttacaaaaattttttTACTAGGGACGGCCAGACAGGACTACAGGAGCCGAGAGGGAGGCACAGCCGGACGAGTGAGTCTTGGCCGGAGTGACGACGGATGCA
The sequence above is a segment of the Malania oleifera isolate guangnan ecotype guangnan chromosome 8, ASM2987363v1, whole genome shotgun sequence genome. Coding sequences within it:
- the LOC131162058 gene encoding AAA-ATPase At3g50940-like; protein product: MFPCDNGPSYRNLLAAAASLTASAVLLRNVVDDVLPDQLRQYFSSSLRNFSNRFSSHLTVVVEEFDGLTANHMFDAAYIYLGSIVSPFTRRFKVNKAEKDKDLALSVDRNQEIFDVFNSVRFKWVLVCTRVEPSVPDAKHNRYAISRSETRILELSFHKKHKEMVLKTYLPYILQKAKAIREERKAVKLHTIDYNGTDYWSSIDLDHPGTFNTIAMDPEMKKALIEDLDRFKRRKEYYRRVGRAWKRGYLLYGPPGTGKSSLVAAMANYLRYSIYDLDLKEVQCNSDLRRLLIGTASRSILVIEDIDCSVDLQNRDSEKEAGDVEDDKVTLSGLLNFIDGLWSSCGDERIIVFTTNHKDRLDPALLRPGRMDVHIHMSYCTFSGFMTLAFNYLGVEDHPLFKEIEKLLEGVQATPAEVAGELMKSDDVNVALQTLIQFLQNKKAAS
- the LOC131162057 gene encoding heavy metal-associated isoprenylated plant protein 39-like is translated as MSKKTVVSVNLFCSKCRQKVMKSIAAIEGITSVVLDPSKDTATVIGEADPAKIIKMVRKFIKCAQIISVGPLKEEKKDEKKESIPSLPKICQKCDVWYVIGEDRYNYCTIL